Proteins from a single region of Runella sp. SP2:
- a CDS encoding YheT family hydrolase, whose product MPLLRTHTHQPPRWLPNGHYQSIFPALFRKIKPPYQRERLTTLDDDFLDIDWSFAPSTSTDIASKPPLVILSHGLEGSSTRQYITGMVRLLNHHGYDCLAWNYRSCSGEINRQLRFYHSGETSDLDFVVKYAIAKGYTEISLMGFSLGGNVTLKYAGEQGKTLPKQIHKVVVFSVPMDLLGCSRNIEKPENKVYLWRFLQTLKPKIEAKATQYPDRFDVSQWEKVKTFWDFDHIYTGPLHGFIGADDYYQRCSSTYFVEGIAVPTLIVNAENDPLVPYQSLPIKTITDMPNVWLELTAQGGHCGFRPRRFDQKGAYWSEVRALEFLQKP is encoded by the coding sequence ATGCCTCTTTTGCGTACGCACACCCACCAGCCTCCACGGTGGCTTCCCAATGGCCACTATCAGAGCATATTTCCTGCCTTGTTTCGGAAAATTAAACCACCGTACCAGCGTGAACGTCTCACGACGCTCGACGATGATTTTCTGGATATTGACTGGAGTTTCGCACCCTCAACTTCTACTGACATTGCTTCAAAGCCACCCTTGGTGATTCTTTCGCATGGATTGGAAGGAAGCAGTACGCGTCAGTACATCACAGGAATGGTCCGTTTGCTGAATCATCATGGATACGATTGCTTGGCGTGGAACTACCGCAGTTGCAGCGGAGAAATCAATCGTCAGCTTCGGTTTTATCACAGTGGCGAAACATCGGATTTGGATTTTGTGGTGAAGTATGCCATTGCCAAAGGCTATACTGAGATTTCGCTCATGGGCTTTAGTTTGGGGGGAAACGTAACGCTAAAGTACGCTGGCGAACAAGGGAAAACGTTGCCCAAGCAGATTCATAAAGTGGTGGTTTTTAGCGTGCCAATGGATTTGTTGGGCTGTAGCCGAAACATCGAAAAACCAGAAAACAAGGTTTATCTATGGCGTTTTTTGCAAACATTAAAGCCAAAAATTGAAGCAAAAGCTACTCAATATCCCGACCGTTTCGATGTTTCGCAATGGGAAAAGGTAAAAACGTTTTGGGATTTTGACCATATTTATACGGGGCCTCTTCATGGGTTTATCGGGGCGGATGACTACTATCAGCGCTGTAGTTCTACATATTTTGTCGAAGGAATTGCGGTGCCAACCCTCATTGTGAATGCCGAAAACGATCCGTTGGTTCCTTACCAAAGTTTGCCCATCAAGACCATTACAGATATGCCTAATGTGTGGCTAGAACTTACTGCGCAAGGCGGGCATTGCGGGTTTCGACCCCGACGTTTTGACCAAAAAGGGGCTTATTGGTCAGAAGTAAGGGCACTAGAGTTCTTACAAAAACCATGA
- a CDS encoding S8 family serine peptidase, which produces MKNDSVSHLFIKGLQQRYTQNRQWAFKNAKKKGWFTSKKYANGRILTLQGVDAVGEPVYYTSHNVVASMGTHTTGLYVGGGLGVDLKGDLPELDGRLCIWDGGLPRLSHVEFGGRVRLKDQSTVLSDHATHLSGTMAAAGVNAQVKGMAYGAKLDVWDYTDDLVEMAREASRMLISNHAYGPVVGWVFNENRPGTNPNLKWEWWGNTSISATEDYRFGFYDDKARDLDQLAANSPYYLIVKSADNKHAETGPPIGSPYFLRNTSQTSLLERSRNDAYDAIPSEANAKNILTVGGAAIQLQGSSITDFKVADFSGWGPTDDGRIKPDLLGVGSNIISSIASSNNAYATMSGTSTASANVSGSLILLQELFYRRQNYFMRSATLKGLVLHTASTPKGKVGPSYEYGWGLLNAEKAAQVVLNTANRHVLLENTLKQNETYQQKVIAAGTEPLIVTLSWTDPEGIATGISSQNVDSPSLKLINDLDVRLTDETGTTYFPWVLDPTKPTQAATGGDNIRDNVEQVLILTPPTGKVYTVTVRHKRTLKNNGQPYTLIMSGVKPQDCVAAVQVLKGQDTTICSSNKVQLQVKGDNAITYQWLKDGNVIGTTTTPIYEITQAGVYSVKAIGYQCSAQSKTISVAVTNVNAKITPEGTATICAGTPILLTASAGSGYRYQWRRDGENIAGATASTLNPTEAGNYSVVITAGRCVVTTPSTQLVSSLQRPVISTNSGTIIPPSGSIRLTTSTGEGMTYRWFLNGTVIPTATGPRLVATLAGKYSVEITQRGCSIASKVLELTNTQYAPNSPITNTPPEILILKEKLSLYPNPVVDALTVAYESDNTYDLTAEIITNDGRTLTQKLLYDNGSVFLNQFDVSELPTGQYFIRVSDGRRVIAKPFIKH; this is translated from the coding sequence TTGAAGAACGATTCTGTCTCCCATTTATTCATCAAGGGCCTTCAACAACGCTATACCCAAAATCGTCAATGGGCTTTCAAAAATGCAAAAAAGAAGGGTTGGTTTACTAGCAAAAAATATGCCAACGGACGAATTTTGACTTTGCAAGGGGTGGATGCAGTCGGCGAACCTGTCTATTATACCAGCCATAATGTCGTCGCTTCGATGGGAACACATACTACTGGGCTTTACGTTGGTGGTGGGCTTGGCGTGGACTTAAAAGGAGATTTACCTGAGCTAGATGGACGCCTTTGTATTTGGGACGGTGGCTTACCGCGCTTGTCGCACGTTGAATTTGGAGGTAGAGTACGCCTAAAAGATCAAAGTACGGTCTTGAGTGATCATGCCACCCACTTGTCGGGAACGATGGCTGCCGCAGGAGTTAACGCGCAGGTGAAAGGAATGGCCTACGGGGCAAAATTGGACGTTTGGGACTATACCGACGATTTGGTAGAAATGGCCCGAGAAGCGTCTCGAATGCTCATCTCAAATCATGCCTATGGCCCAGTGGTAGGTTGGGTTTTTAACGAAAATCGCCCAGGAACCAACCCCAACCTTAAATGGGAATGGTGGGGAAATACGTCAATTAGCGCAACAGAAGATTATCGTTTTGGGTTTTATGACGACAAAGCCCGCGATTTAGACCAACTAGCCGCAAATAGCCCTTATTACTTAATCGTAAAATCGGCCGATAACAAACATGCCGAAACGGGACCACCTATTGGTTCTCCTTATTTTTTGAGAAATACTAGCCAAACCAGTTTGCTGGAACGCAGCCGCAATGATGCCTATGACGCTATTCCGTCGGAGGCAAATGCTAAAAATATTTTAACGGTGGGCGGTGCCGCTATTCAACTGCAAGGGTCGTCCATTACTGATTTTAAAGTGGCAGATTTTAGTGGTTGGGGACCTACAGACGACGGGCGTATTAAACCCGATTTGCTGGGGGTTGGGAGTAACATTATTTCCTCGATTGCGTCCTCCAACAATGCCTACGCGACCATGTCGGGCACTTCTACCGCCAGCGCCAATGTATCAGGGTCATTGATTTTGCTACAAGAGCTTTTTTATCGTCGTCAAAATTATTTTATGCGTTCGGCTACGTTGAAAGGCTTGGTGCTTCACACTGCAAGTACCCCAAAAGGAAAAGTGGGTCCAAGTTATGAGTACGGATGGGGCTTGCTGAACGCCGAAAAAGCCGCTCAGGTAGTGCTTAATACGGCGAATAGACACGTATTGTTGGAAAATACGTTGAAACAAAACGAAACCTACCAACAAAAAGTCATCGCCGCAGGTACCGAACCGCTGATAGTAACGCTTTCTTGGACCGACCCTGAAGGGATTGCGACGGGTATTTCCAGCCAAAATGTAGATAGCCCTTCGTTGAAATTAATCAATGATTTGGACGTTCGGCTGACCGACGAAACAGGAACAACCTACTTCCCTTGGGTGCTCGACCCTACCAAGCCCACGCAAGCAGCTACGGGTGGTGACAACATTCGGGACAATGTAGAACAGGTGCTCATTCTGACTCCTCCGACGGGGAAGGTTTATACCGTGACCGTACGGCATAAACGCACCTTAAAAAATAACGGACAACCTTATACATTGATTATGAGCGGTGTAAAGCCGCAAGATTGTGTGGCAGCAGTGCAAGTGTTGAAAGGACAAGACACCACCATTTGTAGCAGCAATAAAGTGCAGCTTCAAGTGAAGGGTGATAACGCCATCACCTATCAATGGCTGAAAGATGGAAATGTGATTGGTACTACCACTACGCCTATCTACGAAATTACGCAAGCAGGAGTGTATAGTGTAAAAGCCATCGGATACCAGTGTTCGGCACAATCGAAAACAATATCGGTTGCTGTGACCAATGTCAATGCCAAAATAACCCCAGAAGGTACCGCGACTATTTGTGCAGGTACGCCTATTTTGTTGACTGCCAGTGCGGGTTCGGGGTATAGATACCAATGGCGTCGGGATGGAGAAAATATTGCTGGTGCAACCGCCTCAACCCTCAATCCTACCGAAGCAGGGAATTACAGTGTGGTGATTACGGCAGGGCGCTGTGTGGTCACAACCCCGTCCACCCAACTTGTTTCGTCGCTACAGCGTCCCGTTATTTCAACCAATAGCGGGACAATTATTCCGCCAAGCGGAAGTATTCGTCTTACAACGAGTACAGGAGAAGGGATGACCTATCGCTGGTTTTTGAATGGTACGGTGATTCCTACCGCAACAGGGCCACGATTGGTTGCAACCCTCGCAGGAAAATATAGCGTAGAAATTACCCAGCGAGGATGTTCGATTGCGTCAAAAGTACTTGAACTTACCAACACCCAATACGCGCCCAATAGCCCGATTACGAACACTCCACCCGAAATTTTAATCTTAAAAGAAAAGCTCTCGCTGTATCCCAATCCTGTGGTAGATGCCTTGACGGTGGCTTATGAATCGGACAATACGTACGATTTAACGGCCGAAATTATCACCAACGATGGCCGAACGCTCACGCAAAAGCTTCTTTATGACAATGGAAGCGTTTTCTTGAACCAGTTTGACGTGTCAGAATTGCCTACTGGACAGTATTTTATTCGGGTAAGCGACGGGCGACGGGTGATTGCCAAGCCTTTTATTAAGCACTAA
- a CDS encoding S8 family serine peptidase, whose protein sequence is MHFRFYLIFCVSALIGSTMYAQRSPLYSTEQQQKIRNVRQSIDNQYRLAAAELQQLAKKNNWVERQSFPDGSVMILAGVSETGQPLYDVTTTNVGAAFTTRTNTLYNDGGLGLNLTGGSAPMKDRLAIWDGGLVLGTHTELAGRVTQLDNATTADAHATHVSGTMIATGVNPRAKGMSNAATLLAHDFNNDTPEMVNVAPDVLISNHSYGTVSGWRYNSARPGTDVNRKWEWYGDSTVNEQYDYKMGFYDTRAREWDRIAYNAPYYLIVHSAGNARGSNGPPAGTPYFLGSSTRTSTIQRAAQDGYDLIPTYGNAKNTLTVGAVSVLSNGYNQVSDPRISSFSSWGPTDDGRIKPDIVGVGVSVFSTTSTSNNAYTVLSGTSMASPNVSGSLFLLQELYQQQNKKFMRSSTLKGLAIHTADDAGNPGPDYQYGWGLLNMKQAAEVILNRDLNHVLAERTLAINEVYSTQVVASGRGPLVATICWTDPESQATSVSAANFNNRTPKLINDLDIRVSDGTTESLPWILDPNQPSANATQGDNIRDNVEQIRIVNPVPGRTYTITIKHKGTTLTNTSQAYALIMSGIGGKAFCESKASSNADTKIAQVTFGNVVQAGKEGCQDYSDFTTQVVAVAAGQTLPLEVKLTTCGGDFDKVVKAFVDWNGDGDFDDPNENVATSDVLKGNATFKADVKVPSGLVVGNLARLRIVCVETNSLSSVVACGVYAKGETQEYLVRYVRPTRDVALASLVTPENNFCGNQLKNITVQVRNVGTETQQNIPVSVQVWDASGALVGTINGAVNQAIAPFSTATMTLSDALLGKLVSGQNYQFICRTNLENDQDTANNVLREVRTVATVPTVTSATATYCDADPLSLISRDSGTAFWYDSPTEAKPFAIGNFASSSLKVPNGTFYVALNDFSGNVGPASKSLYGGGSYAGNFGPAPLIKTEVPLILESARLYTATPGRLTFTVMGLDDRFVSSTTIDVTASRNPNVPNTGAPAGQYADDPSDEGKVYPLNLSIPQAGNYKITIEYENGATIYRSNVGVTGFPYSIPGVIALRGALFTQNNTVDTLTNAYYYLYDLKVKSFGCPSERVAIAAKTATKSTPSISFDGAASICEGSSLTLKAPVNAGIYQWYFNSQPVSGAVGNSFEAIQAGNYAVSTSVNNCLPTLSTPVALTTRKPEKPTITVVDGITLRSNATTSNQWLINGLPIPGATSATFTAFQTGSYSVRANVSGCGEVVSDEVRITITALDDNAASTVATSRVYPNPAHAFLVCEYVSPTNSKPTAIRAALYDLSGRMVGQQQMEKIEKTFRTQFNVTSLQSGTFFAIFEEEGTPMRVVHTIQKL, encoded by the coding sequence ATGCACTTTCGTTTTTACTTGATTTTCTGTGTGTCGGCACTGATTGGGTCAACTATGTATGCCCAGCGCTCGCCACTTTATTCGACTGAACAACAGCAAAAGATTAGAAATGTACGACAATCAATTGATAATCAATATAGATTGGCGGCGGCTGAGTTGCAGCAATTAGCAAAGAAAAATAACTGGGTAGAACGACAGTCCTTTCCCGATGGGTCGGTGATGATTTTGGCAGGGGTAAGCGAAACGGGGCAACCTTTGTATGATGTTACTACAACCAACGTTGGGGCTGCCTTCACAACACGCACAAATACACTTTATAACGATGGCGGACTGGGACTAAATTTGACAGGAGGTAGTGCGCCAATGAAAGACCGCTTGGCAATATGGGACGGTGGACTGGTACTTGGAACGCACACCGAACTGGCAGGACGGGTGACTCAGCTAGACAATGCGACTACGGCGGATGCCCACGCTACGCACGTCAGTGGAACCATGATCGCAACGGGAGTGAATCCTAGGGCGAAAGGAATGTCGAATGCCGCGACGCTTCTGGCCCATGATTTTAACAATGATACTCCAGAAATGGTCAATGTGGCTCCCGATGTGTTGATTTCTAACCATTCTTACGGAACAGTTTCGGGGTGGCGTTATAATTCAGCCCGCCCTGGTACCGATGTGAACCGTAAATGGGAATGGTATGGAGATTCAACGGTAAATGAGCAATACGATTATAAAATGGGGTTCTATGACACCCGTGCGCGTGAATGGGATCGTATCGCTTACAACGCGCCCTATTATTTAATTGTCCATTCCGCAGGAAATGCAAGGGGCTCGAATGGCCCTCCAGCTGGAACACCGTATTTTTTGGGAAGTTCAACTCGGACAAGCACCATCCAACGCGCAGCTCAAGATGGATATGATTTAATTCCGACCTATGGGAATGCTAAAAATACCTTGACGGTGGGCGCTGTGAGTGTGTTAAGCAACGGCTATAACCAAGTTTCAGACCCACGAATTTCCAGTTTTAGTAGTTGGGGGCCGACCGATGACGGTCGCATTAAACCCGATATTGTGGGTGTAGGAGTGAGTGTTTTTTCGACAACATCCACCTCCAATAATGCTTACACAGTGCTCAGTGGCACCTCAATGGCATCGCCAAATGTATCGGGGTCGTTGTTTTTGCTACAGGAGCTTTATCAGCAGCAAAATAAGAAATTTATGCGTTCGTCAACGCTGAAAGGCTTGGCAATTCATACCGCCGACGATGCAGGTAATCCTGGCCCTGACTATCAATACGGGTGGGGGCTTTTGAATATGAAGCAAGCAGCTGAAGTGATTCTGAACCGTGATTTGAACCATGTATTGGCAGAACGCACGCTGGCGATTAATGAAGTCTATAGTACACAAGTGGTTGCGTCGGGACGTGGTCCGTTGGTGGCTACCATTTGCTGGACGGACCCTGAATCCCAGGCCACGAGTGTATCGGCGGCGAATTTTAACAATCGAACGCCTAAATTAATCAATGACTTAGACATACGTGTGAGTGATGGAACGACGGAATCATTGCCGTGGATACTAGACCCGAATCAACCGTCGGCGAATGCAACGCAGGGTGATAATATTCGGGATAACGTCGAACAAATACGTATTGTCAATCCCGTTCCTGGGCGTACTTATACAATCACGATAAAGCACAAAGGGACCACGTTAACCAATACATCACAGGCTTATGCTTTGATTATGAGTGGAATAGGTGGAAAGGCGTTTTGCGAATCGAAGGCAAGTTCAAACGCAGATACCAAAATTGCCCAAGTAACATTCGGCAATGTGGTGCAAGCAGGAAAAGAGGGCTGCCAAGACTACAGCGATTTTACAACGCAAGTAGTCGCTGTGGCGGCAGGACAAACGCTGCCATTGGAAGTGAAACTAACAACCTGTGGAGGCGATTTTGACAAAGTTGTTAAGGCATTTGTGGATTGGAATGGTGACGGAGATTTTGATGATCCCAATGAAAACGTAGCGACATCGGATGTACTAAAAGGCAATGCGACATTCAAAGCGGATGTAAAAGTGCCTTCTGGGTTAGTGGTAGGAAATTTGGCACGTTTACGGATTGTATGCGTCGAAACCAATTCACTTTCGTCGGTGGTGGCGTGCGGGGTCTATGCCAAAGGCGAAACGCAAGAATACCTGGTTCGTTATGTTCGTCCAACGCGGGATGTTGCCTTGGCGTCGTTGGTAACACCAGAAAATAATTTTTGTGGTAACCAACTGAAAAATATCACCGTACAGGTGAGAAATGTAGGAACCGAAACGCAACAAAATATACCCGTTTCAGTGCAAGTGTGGGATGCTTCTGGTGCATTGGTGGGAACAATAAACGGGGCTGTTAACCAAGCGATTGCTCCTTTTTCAACGGCTACTATGACACTCTCCGATGCACTGTTAGGGAAACTGGTATCTGGTCAAAATTACCAGTTTATTTGTCGTACTAACCTTGAAAACGACCAAGACACGGCCAATAATGTTCTTCGTGAGGTTCGGACTGTCGCCACCGTTCCAACGGTTACTTCGGCTACGGCGACTTACTGTGACGCGGATCCGTTATCCTTGATTTCGCGGGATTCGGGCACGGCTTTTTGGTATGATAGTCCTACGGAAGCAAAGCCATTTGCGATTGGAAATTTTGCAAGTAGCTCGTTGAAAGTCCCCAACGGAACATTTTATGTAGCATTAAATGACTTCAGTGGGAATGTAGGCCCAGCGTCTAAGTCGCTTTACGGAGGAGGGTCGTATGCGGGAAATTTTGGGCCTGCGCCGTTGATTAAAACCGAAGTACCTTTGATTCTTGAAAGTGCTCGATTATACACGGCTACGCCAGGTCGATTGACTTTTACCGTCATGGGGCTTGACGACCGATTTGTGTCGAGTACGACAATAGACGTGACGGCCAGCCGAAACCCCAATGTACCGAATACGGGTGCACCTGCGGGACAATATGCGGATGACCCATCAGACGAAGGGAAAGTGTATCCACTCAATTTGTCGATTCCGCAGGCGGGGAATTATAAAATCACCATTGAATACGAAAACGGTGCCACGATTTACCGTAGCAATGTTGGTGTCACGGGTTTCCCGTATAGCATTCCTGGGGTGATTGCGTTGCGCGGAGCGTTATTTACCCAAAACAATACCGTGGATACCCTTACCAATGCGTATTATTATTTGTACGATTTGAAAGTGAAGTCATTTGGCTGTCCGAGTGAAAGAGTAGCAATTGCCGCCAAAACCGCTACTAAGTCCACGCCAAGTATTAGTTTTGACGGGGCCGCAAGTATTTGTGAAGGTAGTTCTCTTACCCTGAAAGCACCAGTAAATGCGGGGATTTATCAATGGTATTTCAACAGTCAGCCAGTTAGCGGAGCCGTAGGGAACAGTTTTGAGGCAATACAGGCAGGTAATTATGCGGTAAGCACTTCGGTAAATAATTGTTTGCCAACGTTATCGACGCCAGTTGCCTTAACTACCCGTAAGCCCGAGAAGCCTACCATTACTGTGGTAGATGGAATTACGCTTCGTTCTAATGCGACGACAAGTAATCAATGGTTGATCAATGGCTTGCCAATCCCTGGAGCAACGTCGGCTACGTTTACGGCGTTTCAAACGGGCAGTTATTCCGTAAGAGCCAATGTGAGTGGTTGCGGAGAAGTGGTGTCGGACGAAGTCAGAATTACCATTACTGCCTTGGACGACAATGCTGCATCGACGGTTGCAACCTCCAGGGTGTATCCCAATCCTGCGCACGCATTTTTGGTATGTGAATACGTGTCGCCGACCAATAGCAAACCGACGGCTATCAGAGCAGCGCTCTACGACCTAAGCGGCCGAATGGTAGGACAACAGCAAATGGAAAAAATTGAAAAAACATTTCGGACGCAGTTTAACGTAACTTCTTTGCAAAGCGGTACGTTTTTTGCTATATTCGAAGAGGAGGGTACACCAATGCGCGTTGTGCATACGATACAGAAGCTTTAG
- a CDS encoding molybdopterin oxidoreductase family protein: MTNSSVHYRACNLCEAICGLEIHYTDHQVVSIAGDKSDPFSRGHVCPKAVALKDIYEDPNRLKKPVRRTATGWEEITWEEALEEVAARLGKIQANDGPDAVAMYAGNPSVHNSGTYLAGTNLMRALKTKNIFSATSADQLPHHFAAWQQFGHPFLLPIPDIDRTDFWLILGANPLASNGSLMTAPDVANRLKAIQQRGGKVVVVDPRYTETAAKADAHFFIRPATDVFLLLAMLQVIFEEKLEKVPAYADGLEELKALVAAFSPEQVTERTGIETAHIRQLAREFANAPSAVAYGRIGLSTQAFGGACQWLVNALNCVTGNLDKAGGAMFTQPAMDILATSKGEYNKYNRYQSRVRGLPEFMGELPVSTLAEEILTEGEGQIKALITSCGNPILSTPNGQQLDWAFEALEFMVSIDIYINETTRHAHLILPPATGLEVAHYDLTFNALAIRNVARWSEPLFSKETGAKYDWEIFQELTARLTGHYSPSFTPEDPHAKVDLALRFGKYKLSLDTLRQHPHGLDLGALEPCLPARLQTSNKKVRLAPALLVKDVERIKKALAQTPPSDFDLLLINRRHVRDNNSWMHNSERLVKGRNRCTLLMHPQDAQQRGIETGTKVQVLSRVGEVKVEVELTEKIMLGVVSLPHGYGHGRDGVRLNVAQAHAGVSVNDLTDEQVLDDLTGNSVFGGVPVRVQNCYDLRSFV; this comes from the coding sequence ATGACAAATTCGAGTGTACATTATCGTGCGTGTAATCTTTGCGAGGCCATTTGCGGTCTTGAAATCCACTACACGGATCATCAAGTGGTTTCGATAGCAGGAGATAAAAGCGATCCGTTTAGCCGTGGGCACGTTTGTCCTAAGGCCGTGGCGTTAAAAGATATTTATGAAGATCCCAATCGTTTGAAGAAACCCGTGCGCCGAACCGCTACTGGATGGGAGGAAATAACTTGGGAGGAGGCTTTGGAAGAAGTCGCGGCTCGTTTGGGGAAAATTCAGGCAAATGATGGCCCTGATGCAGTCGCAATGTATGCGGGAAATCCATCGGTGCATAATTCTGGGACGTATTTGGCAGGAACGAATCTGATGAGGGCTTTGAAGACAAAAAATATTTTCTCTGCAACTTCGGCCGACCAATTACCCCACCATTTTGCCGCTTGGCAGCAGTTTGGACATCCGTTTTTACTGCCTATTCCCGACATTGACCGTACCGATTTTTGGTTGATTTTGGGAGCCAACCCCCTTGCCTCTAATGGAAGCTTGATGACGGCACCTGATGTGGCAAATCGTTTGAAAGCGATTCAACAGCGCGGTGGAAAAGTGGTGGTCGTTGACCCGCGCTATACCGAAACTGCCGCCAAGGCCGACGCCCATTTCTTCATCCGTCCTGCTACCGATGTCTTTTTGTTATTGGCTATGTTACAGGTGATTTTTGAAGAAAAACTAGAAAAAGTGCCAGCCTATGCTGATGGATTGGAGGAGTTGAAAGCGCTAGTAGCGGCTTTTTCACCTGAACAGGTAACTGAACGTACGGGGATTGAAACAGCACATATTCGACAGTTGGCTAGGGAGTTTGCCAATGCCCCATCGGCGGTTGCGTATGGGAGAATTGGGTTGTCAACTCAGGCTTTTGGAGGTGCTTGTCAGTGGTTGGTGAATGCCCTCAACTGCGTCACTGGAAACCTTGATAAAGCGGGTGGAGCCATGTTTACCCAACCTGCCATGGATATTTTAGCTACCTCCAAAGGGGAGTACAACAAATACAACCGTTACCAAAGTCGGGTACGTGGATTGCCTGAGTTTATGGGAGAACTTCCCGTTTCGACCTTGGCTGAGGAAATTTTGACGGAAGGTGAGGGACAAATAAAAGCGTTGATTACAAGTTGCGGAAACCCGATTCTTTCGACGCCAAACGGGCAGCAGTTGGATTGGGCGTTTGAAGCTTTGGAGTTTATGGTTTCCATCGACATTTATATCAACGAAACAACCCGCCATGCTCATCTCATTTTGCCCCCTGCAACAGGCTTAGAGGTAGCTCATTATGACTTGACTTTTAATGCCTTGGCCATCCGAAATGTAGCACGATGGTCGGAGCCGTTATTTTCCAAAGAAACAGGTGCGAAATATGATTGGGAGATTTTTCAGGAACTAACAGCTCGTTTGACGGGTCATTATTCTCCCTCATTTACTCCTGAAGACCCGCACGCAAAAGTCGATTTAGCCCTGCGTTTTGGGAAATATAAATTAAGTTTAGATACGCTTCGGCAACATCCACACGGTTTGGATTTGGGGGCTTTAGAGCCCTGTTTACCCGCACGTTTGCAGACTTCAAATAAAAAAGTTAGGTTGGCTCCAGCGTTATTAGTCAAAGATGTAGAAAGAATCAAAAAAGCATTGGCGCAAACTCCGCCCTCAGACTTTGACTTATTGCTTATCAATAGACGCCACGTTCGAGATAACAATTCGTGGATGCACAATTCGGAGCGCTTGGTGAAGGGACGCAACCGTTGTACGTTATTGATGCACCCACAGGATGCCCAACAACGAGGGATTGAAACAGGAACGAAAGTCCAAGTACTTTCACGGGTGGGAGAGGTAAAGGTAGAGGTGGAACTGACCGAAAAAATAATGCTTGGTGTAGTGAGTTTGCCGCATGGCTATGGGCATGGACGAGACGGAGTTAGGCTAAATGTGGCGCAAGCTCACGCGGGCGTTAGTGTTAATGACTTAACGGATGAACAAGTGCTGGATGACTTGACGGGGAATTCAGTATTTGGAGGCGTGCCAGTACGAGTACAAAACTGCTATGATTTGCGGAGTTTTGTATAA
- a CDS encoding type B 50S ribosomal protein L31 has product MKKGIHPDYREIVFWDLATDDKFVTRSCAPTKDTIEFEGKTYPVFKAEVTSQSHPFYTGKNTLIDTAGRVDKFLRKYGKR; this is encoded by the coding sequence ATGAAAAAAGGAATTCATCCAGATTACAGAGAAATCGTATTTTGGGATTTAGCAACTGATGACAAGTTCGTAACACGTTCTTGCGCCCCAACAAAAGACACTATCGAGTTTGAAGGAAAAACTTACCCTGTGTTCAAGGCCGAGGTAACTTCTCAGTCACACCCGTTCTACACTGGTAAAAATACATTGATTGACACGGCTGGTCGTGTTGACAAATTCCTTAGAAAATACGGAAAGAGATAA
- a CDS encoding SDR family NAD(P)-dependent oxidoreductase, whose product MKEKEFSGQVAIVTGAGQGIGLEIARQLAERGAAVVLNDLDKTLSDEGALAIQQQGGNCISYPGNAADVDFVQAMVAEAVKVFGKLTTIVANAGMTTFGDFFEYRPESLQQLLDLNIRGSFFLTQAAARQMRLQGQGGRVLLMSSVTGHQAHQFLAAYGMTKAALEMLAKSLVVELSPHGITINAVAPGATMTERTAEDPAYNQTWSKITPMGRPATVQDIANAALFLVSPGAGHVTGQSLVVDGGWTSVSPSPYHS is encoded by the coding sequence ATGAAAGAAAAAGAGTTTAGTGGCCAAGTGGCGATTGTAACGGGGGCTGGCCAAGGAATTGGCTTAGAAATAGCCCGTCAGTTGGCAGAACGGGGCGCGGCGGTTGTGCTAAACGACCTCGATAAAACATTGTCGGACGAAGGAGCGCTTGCTATTCAGCAGCAAGGAGGAAATTGTATCAGTTATCCAGGAAATGCGGCCGACGTTGACTTTGTGCAAGCAATGGTAGCTGAGGCTGTGAAGGTTTTTGGAAAGCTGACGACAATCGTGGCAAATGCAGGTATGACTACGTTTGGCGATTTTTTTGAATATCGCCCAGAATCGCTTCAACAGCTGTTAGATTTGAACATTAGGGGTAGTTTCTTCCTAACCCAAGCGGCGGCGCGCCAGATGCGCCTACAAGGGCAAGGAGGGCGTGTATTGTTGATGTCGTCGGTAACAGGCCACCAAGCGCACCAATTTTTGGCAGCTTATGGCATGACCAAAGCGGCCCTCGAAATGCTGGCGAAGAGTTTGGTGGTGGAGCTTTCTCCCCATGGGATTACCATCAATGCCGTAGCACCAGGCGCAACAATGACAGAACGCACGGCCGAAGATCCAGCATATAACCAAACTTGGAGTAAAATTACACCCATGGGGCGCCCTGCAACGGTGCAAGATATTGCCAATGCGGCACTGTTTCTGGTCTCGCCAGGGGCAGGGCACGTGACTGGGCAGTCGCTGGTTGTAGATGGAGGCTGGACGTCGGTGAGCCCGTCGCCTTATCATTCGTAG